The proteins below come from a single Halobacillus salinarum genomic window:
- a CDS encoding dipicolinate synthase subunit B, with product MTSLEGKTIGFGLTGSHCTYHEVFPVMKRLVGMGAKVIPILSYTVQNTDTRFGDAADHLKTIKEITGEEPIMTIPDAEPLGPKRPLDCMVIAPMTGNSTSKFANALTDSPVLMAAKATLRNGSPVVVAISTNDALGLNGVNVMKLMAAKNIYFVPLGQDHPYKKPNSLVADMTLIPETIEAALKGTQLQPVLIERYNG from the coding sequence ATGACAAGTTTAGAAGGTAAGACAATAGGCTTCGGATTGACAGGGTCTCATTGTACGTATCACGAAGTTTTTCCTGTTATGAAGCGGTTAGTGGGAATGGGGGCAAAAGTCATTCCGATTCTCTCCTATACTGTTCAAAACACAGATACAAGGTTTGGGGATGCGGCAGATCATTTGAAAACGATAAAAGAAATCACAGGAGAAGAACCAATTATGACCATTCCCGATGCTGAACCTTTAGGACCGAAACGGCCGCTGGATTGTATGGTAATCGCACCAATGACTGGAAATTCTACCAGCAAGTTTGCTAATGCATTGACGGATTCACCGGTCTTAATGGCAGCAAAAGCGACATTAAGGAATGGAAGCCCCGTTGTAGTTGCTATTTCGACGAATGATGCGCTAGGATTAAATGGAGTCAACGTTATGAAATTGATGGCTGCAAAGAACATTTATTTTGTCCCACTTGGTCAGGATCATCCGTATAAAAAACCCAATTCCCTGGTAGCAGATATGACGTTGATTCCTGAAACCATCGAGGCAGCTTTAAAAGGAACACAGCTTCAGCCTGTGCTTATTGAGCGATACAACGGCTAA
- a CDS encoding YlmC/YmxH family sporulation protein, which translates to MRLKTLASKQVIDVENGEKLGILGRADLVIEPETGRIKSLIIMNNGIMGIGKSRKEVMIDWEQITTIGEDTILLKSKKMREFGS; encoded by the coding sequence ATGAGGTTAAAGACGCTTGCAAGTAAACAAGTGATTGATGTGGAAAATGGTGAGAAGCTGGGAATTCTGGGGAGAGCGGATTTAGTTATTGAACCGGAGACAGGCAGGATTAAATCACTTATTATTATGAACAATGGCATCATGGGCATCGGCAAATCAAGAAAGGAAGTAATGATCGATTGGGAACAAATCACGACAATTGGAGAAGATACGATTTTATTAAAGAGCAAGAAGATGAGGGAATTTGGATCCTGA
- a CDS encoding polysaccharide deacetylase family protein has translation MTNFRIWAVGCIASFFLLGVSLAFISMNDQTQTTSGTDDLYEEIISNKAKYEKPAENAVIDKVWKKTPGIEGRAVDVQASYNKMKKDGVFNEKMLVYKRVKPDISLEDLPSSPIYRGHPDKNMVALLINVSWGEEYIPDMVKIFSKYHVKATFFIDGAFASKHKELVQMIEDEGHTIGSHGYLHKDMAQMSENQAEINMEKANEVLYALTNKKVKWLAPPSGSFTMNTVIAADKLGMETILWTVDTIDWKQPTKQVLLQRVLGKVHNGATILMHPTQVTVDSLPELIEQLKKNYRIGSVPTLLSENR, from the coding sequence ATGACTAATTTTAGGATATGGGCCGTTGGATGCATTGCATCATTTTTTTTGCTTGGCGTAAGCCTTGCATTCATTTCCATGAACGATCAAACTCAAACAACAAGCGGAACAGATGACTTGTATGAAGAAATTATTTCTAACAAAGCGAAATATGAGAAGCCGGCAGAAAATGCGGTTATAGATAAAGTATGGAAAAAAACTCCAGGGATCGAAGGACGCGCTGTAGATGTTCAGGCATCCTACAATAAAATGAAAAAAGATGGAGTTTTTAACGAGAAGATGCTCGTTTATAAACGTGTTAAGCCGGACATCTCTTTAGAAGACCTTCCTTCTTCACCTATCTACAGAGGCCATCCAGATAAAAACATGGTGGCTTTATTAATCAATGTATCATGGGGGGAAGAATACATTCCGGATATGGTAAAAATATTTTCTAAATATCATGTAAAAGCTACTTTTTTTATTGACGGTGCCTTTGCAAGCAAGCATAAAGAATTGGTACAAATGATTGAGGATGAGGGACATACAATCGGAAGTCATGGATATCTGCATAAAGATATGGCCCAAATGTCAGAAAATCAGGCAGAGATAAACATGGAAAAGGCGAACGAGGTGCTTTATGCGCTTACTAATAAGAAAGTCAAATGGCTCGCTCCTCCGTCCGGTAGCTTTACCATGAATACGGTCATTGCAGCGGACAAACTTGGAATGGAGACGATTTTATGGACGGTGGACACCATAGATTGGAAACAGCCGACGAAACAAGTCCTTTTGCAAAGGGTATTAGGAAAAGTGCATAACGGAGCTACTATCCTTATGCACCCAACCCAAGTCACTGTAGACAGTCTTCCTGAACTTATCGAACAGCTTAAAAAGAATTATCGGATAGGTTCAGTGCCTACCCTTTTAAGTGAAAACCGTTAG
- the pnp gene encoding polyribonucleotide nucleotidyltransferase, which translates to MPEEKQVFSIDVAGRTFSIEIGELAKQANGAALIHYGDTTVLSTATGSKEPKDLPFFPLTVNYEERLYAVGKIPGGFIKREGRPSDKAVLASRLIDRPIRPMFPDGFRNDVQVISTVMSVDQDCSSEMAAMLGSSIALGISNIPFGGPIAGVIVGRVDGEFIINPTVEQQEKSDIDLTVAGNRDAINMVEAGAQEVPEEDMLEAIMFGHEEIKKLVAFQEEVIAAAGREKMEVQLIEADKDLKEKVEAEATSAIVDAIKTVEKKAREEAIDQAKHAAIEHFEEMEADEDTLEQVQSILDDIVKAEVRKLITKDKVRPDGRQVDEIRSLSSRVGLLPRTHGSGLFTRGQTQALSICTLGALGDVQILDGLDLEESKRFMHHYNFPKFSVGETGPIRGPGRREIGHGALGERALEQVVPSENEFPYTIRLVSEVLESNGSTSQASICASTLAMMDAGVPIKSPVAGIAMGLVKSGDDYTILTDIQGMEDALGDMDFKVAGTEKGVTALQMDIKIEGLSREILQEALEQAKKGRMEILASMLKTLPETRTKLSDYAPKIMTLKINPEKIRDVIGPSGKQINQIIEDTGVKIDIEQDGTVFISSTDEDMNATARKIIEDIVREVEVGEVYNGKVKRIEKFGAFVELFKGKEGLVHISEMAEERIGKVEDIVSLGDFIKVKVKEIDNQGRINLSRKAVLIDEKKQQESKQEKE; encoded by the coding sequence ATGCCAGAAGAAAAACAAGTGTTTTCGATTGATGTGGCTGGGCGCACATTCTCTATAGAGATTGGCGAATTAGCTAAACAGGCAAATGGTGCAGCGTTAATCCATTATGGTGATACGACCGTACTTTCAACGGCTACAGGTTCAAAAGAGCCAAAGGATTTACCTTTTTTCCCTTTAACCGTGAATTATGAAGAGCGCTTATATGCAGTTGGAAAAATCCCGGGTGGTTTTATTAAACGTGAAGGCCGTCCTAGTGATAAAGCAGTACTTGCATCACGTCTCATCGATCGTCCGATCCGGCCGATGTTTCCAGATGGTTTTAGAAATGATGTGCAAGTGATCAGCACGGTGATGAGTGTTGACCAGGATTGTTCATCCGAAATGGCTGCCATGCTTGGTTCATCTATTGCATTAGGTATTTCTAATATTCCTTTTGGAGGTCCGATTGCCGGAGTTATCGTGGGACGAGTGGACGGGGAGTTCATTATTAACCCGACTGTTGAGCAGCAGGAAAAGAGTGACATTGATCTGACTGTGGCAGGAAACCGGGATGCGATTAATATGGTAGAAGCCGGAGCACAGGAAGTTCCTGAAGAGGACATGCTGGAAGCAATTATGTTCGGCCATGAAGAAATTAAGAAGCTTGTTGCCTTTCAGGAAGAAGTCATTGCTGCTGCGGGCCGCGAGAAAATGGAGGTTCAGCTCATAGAAGCGGACAAGGACCTCAAGGAAAAAGTTGAAGCAGAAGCGACAAGTGCGATTGTTGATGCAATTAAAACTGTTGAGAAAAAGGCACGTGAAGAGGCCATCGATCAAGCTAAACATGCAGCAATAGAACATTTCGAAGAGATGGAAGCTGATGAGGATACACTAGAGCAGGTTCAATCCATTCTTGATGATATAGTCAAAGCTGAAGTGCGCAAGCTGATCACGAAAGATAAAGTGCGGCCAGATGGACGTCAGGTAGATGAAATCCGTTCATTGTCATCCCGGGTCGGATTGCTGCCGCGAACACACGGTTCAGGACTGTTTACCCGCGGTCAAACTCAAGCACTCAGCATTTGTACCCTTGGAGCATTAGGAGATGTTCAAATCCTGGACGGGCTTGATTTGGAAGAATCCAAACGGTTTATGCACCATTATAATTTCCCGAAATTCTCAGTAGGTGAGACGGGACCTATCCGCGGACCAGGCAGAAGAGAAATCGGACACGGTGCTCTTGGAGAACGGGCGCTTGAACAAGTGGTTCCAAGTGAAAATGAGTTCCCTTACACCATCCGTTTAGTTTCCGAAGTACTTGAATCCAACGGATCCACTTCACAAGCCAGTATTTGTGCAAGTACCCTTGCGATGATGGATGCAGGTGTACCTATTAAATCCCCAGTTGCAGGAATTGCGATGGGACTTGTGAAGTCTGGGGACGATTATACAATTTTAACAGATATTCAAGGCATGGAAGATGCTCTGGGTGACATGGACTTTAAAGTTGCAGGGACAGAGAAAGGCGTAACCGCTCTGCAAATGGATATAAAAATCGAAGGACTGTCCAGAGAAATCCTTCAGGAAGCACTTGAACAAGCGAAGAAAGGCCGGATGGAGATTTTAGCATCCATGCTGAAGACCCTTCCTGAGACGAGGACTAAGCTTTCTGATTATGCGCCAAAAATCATGACCTTAAAGATCAATCCGGAAAAAATCCGTGATGTCATCGGACCAAGCGGTAAGCAGATCAACCAGATCATTGAAGATACCGGAGTGAAAATTGATATTGAGCAGGACGGTACAGTCTTCATATCTTCAACAGATGAAGATATGAACGCAACGGCCCGTAAGATTATTGAAGACATTGTCCGTGAAGTGGAAGTAGGCGAAGTTTATAATGGCAAAGTGAAACGAATTGAAAAATTCGGAGCATTTGTTGAATTATTTAAAGGCAAAGAAGGGCTTGTTCACATTTCCGAAATGGCTGAAGAGCGCATCGGAAAAGTGGAAGATATCGTATCCCTTGGTGATTTCATTAAAGTTAAGGTAAAAGAAATTGATAACCAGGGAAGGATCAATCTTTCCCGTAAAGCTGTTCTGATTGATGAGAAAAAACAACAGGAAAGCAAACAGGAAAAAGAGTAA
- the rpsO gene encoding 30S ribosomal protein S15, with protein MAITQERKNELINEYKTHESDTGSPEVQIAVLTEQITNLNEHLRVHKQDHHSRRGLLKMVGKRRNLLNYLRNKDITRYRELIKSLGLRR; from the coding sequence ATGGCTATCACACAAGAACGCAAAAACGAATTAATCAATGAGTACAAAACTCATGAGAGCGACACAGGTTCTCCAGAAGTACAAATTGCTGTACTTACTGAACAGATTACGAACTTAAACGAACACCTGCGTGTTCATAAACAAGATCACCATTCACGCCGTGGTCTTCTGAAAATGGTAGGGAAACGCCGTAACCTATTGAACTACCTTCGTAATAAAGACATTACGCGTTACCGTGAGTTAATTAAAAGTCTCGGCCTACGTCGTTAA
- the ribF gene encoding riboflavin biosynthesis protein RibF → METILLSASNPHPTKTIEPNVTAAGFFDGVHKGHQKVILTAKAKADQEGLKSAVMTFDPHPSVVLKKEKRHARYITPMRDKQKLLYEMGIDYLFIVHFDQALASMSPQEFVDDFFVKLAVRHVVAGFDFSYGHKGKGSMESLPEHARGRFTQTTVHKVEDQLEKISSTRIRELLDKGEAVEVNRLLGRPFKLSGDAVKAVNGSVSGCPAAGIQINPDYYLPKPGVYAVTVEYNHEHYEGIAEVGRKPADEQHSETEVEVVLFDISEDLHGKHLDVYFHYYVRENRQFSSAEELKRQLQKDEKKVRDFFHKA, encoded by the coding sequence ATGGAAACGATATTACTGTCTGCTTCCAATCCGCATCCTACAAAGACAATAGAACCAAATGTCACCGCTGCAGGCTTTTTTGATGGGGTTCATAAAGGACATCAAAAAGTAATACTTACAGCTAAGGCTAAAGCTGATCAAGAGGGACTGAAAAGTGCAGTCATGACTTTTGATCCTCACCCATCTGTCGTCTTAAAAAAAGAAAAACGTCACGCGCGGTATATCACTCCGATGAGAGACAAGCAGAAGCTGCTTTACGAGATGGGCATCGATTATCTATTCATCGTTCATTTTGATCAAGCACTTGCGTCTATGTCTCCTCAGGAGTTTGTTGATGATTTTTTCGTGAAGCTCGCGGTACGCCATGTGGTAGCGGGATTTGATTTCAGTTATGGACATAAAGGAAAAGGCTCTATGGAATCCTTACCTGAGCACGCAAGGGGAAGGTTTACGCAAACCACTGTCCATAAAGTAGAGGATCAGTTGGAAAAAATAAGTTCTACTAGAATTCGTGAGCTATTGGATAAAGGAGAAGCTGTGGAAGTAAACCGGCTTCTAGGAAGACCGTTCAAGTTAAGCGGAGATGCGGTTAAAGCAGTGAACGGGAGCGTTTCAGGATGCCCGGCAGCCGGCATTCAAATTAATCCTGACTATTACCTGCCCAAACCAGGTGTTTATGCAGTAACCGTAGAATATAATCATGAACATTACGAAGGAATAGCAGAAGTAGGGCGAAAACCTGCGGACGAGCAACACTCGGAAACAGAAGTGGAAGTGGTTTTATTTGATATATCCGAAGACTTACACGGAAAACATCTAGACGTCTATTTTCATTATTATGTAAGAGAAAATAGACAATTTTCTTCGGCTGAAGAGTTAAAAAGACAATTACAGAAAGACGAAAAAAAAGTAAGGGATTTTTTCCATAAAGCCTAA
- the truB gene encoding tRNA pseudouridine(55) synthase TruB yields MDGIVALWKPKGFTSHDCVSKARGMFKTKKIGHTGTLDPDVEGVLPLCVGKATKIVPFLTNTEKVYEAEITLGIATETEDASGEHICKKAVTSQLSNQEIKEVLTSFTGTIKQVPPMYSAVKVDGKKLYEYAREGKEVPRPEREVEIHGIELTSDGAILQDGRAVFSFNVRCSKGTYIRTLCVDIGKALGYPAHMSHLVRTATGGITKEVCLRFSDVQKLVDEGTPEKALLPISTGLSHLPSLTVDEQTKALIKNGRVLEKEQGMPNSEFTVRCGEEVLAVYKTHPSKPDKIKPVRVF; encoded by the coding sequence ATGGATGGTATTGTGGCTCTGTGGAAGCCGAAAGGTTTTACTTCACATGACTGCGTGAGCAAAGCTAGAGGAATGTTTAAAACAAAGAAAATCGGTCATACCGGTACGCTTGACCCTGATGTAGAAGGGGTACTGCCTCTTTGTGTCGGCAAAGCGACGAAGATTGTCCCGTTTCTTACCAACACCGAAAAGGTCTATGAAGCTGAGATTACGCTTGGAATTGCAACTGAAACTGAAGATGCCTCAGGTGAGCACATTTGTAAAAAAGCGGTGACCAGCCAGTTATCAAATCAGGAGATTAAGGAAGTGCTTACGTCGTTTACTGGAACCATTAAGCAGGTTCCGCCCATGTATTCGGCTGTTAAAGTGGATGGGAAAAAACTCTATGAATATGCCAGAGAAGGAAAAGAAGTGCCACGGCCTGAAAGAGAAGTAGAGATTCATGGCATTGAATTGACGAGTGATGGGGCAATACTTCAAGATGGCAGAGCTGTTTTTTCTTTTAACGTCCGCTGTTCCAAGGGTACATACATACGAACACTCTGCGTAGATATAGGCAAGGCCTTAGGTTATCCTGCTCATATGTCCCACCTTGTGAGGACTGCAACTGGAGGGATAACCAAGGAAGTTTGTTTGCGTTTTTCCGATGTACAAAAACTAGTGGATGAAGGAACACCCGAAAAAGCTCTGCTTCCTATTTCAACTGGTCTATCTCATTTACCTTCCTTAACAGTGGATGAACAAACAAAAGCTTTAATAAAAAATGGCAGAGTATTGGAGAAGGAGCAGGGGATGCCTAATTCGGAATTTACTGTTCGGTGTGGCGAAGAAGTATTAGCTGTGTACAAGACCCATCCCAGCAAACCTGATAAAATTAAGCCCGTCCGGGTATTTTAG
- the rbfA gene encoding 30S ribosome-binding factor RbfA encodes MNDLRANRVGEQMKKEMSDIISKKIKDPRVGFVTVTEVKVTGDLQQAKVYISVLGDEKQRHDTLVGLAKAKGFIRSEIGQRIRLRKTPEIMFEFDEAIERGNRIETILKDLDDTES; translated from the coding sequence ATGAACGATCTACGGGCAAACCGTGTCGGAGAACAAATGAAAAAAGAAATGAGCGACATTATTAGTAAAAAAATCAAAGATCCCCGTGTCGGTTTCGTAACTGTTACAGAAGTCAAGGTAACAGGGGATTTGCAGCAGGCTAAAGTGTATATTTCTGTATTAGGTGATGAAAAACAACGTCACGATACACTAGTCGGTCTCGCAAAAGCAAAAGGATTTATCCGCTCGGAAATTGGTCAAAGGATTCGATTGCGGAAAACACCAGAGATTATGTTTGAGTTTGATGAAGCAATTGAACGTGGAAATCGCATCGAGACCATTCTAAAAGACCTTGATGATACAGAAAGTTAA
- a CDS encoding DUF503 domain-containing protein — translation MILSAEVECLIYDAQSLKQKRSVIKRVMTRIQNEFNVAVSELEFQDLWQRTTIGIVTVASSKVIAEQTIQQVLAFIDSFPELERAETVLEWL, via the coding sequence ATGATTCTAAGTGCTGAAGTGGAATGCCTTATTTATGATGCCCAGTCGCTGAAACAGAAGCGCTCTGTTATCAAGAGAGTGATGACTAGAATTCAGAATGAATTTAATGTTGCTGTAAGCGAGCTGGAGTTTCAAGATCTCTGGCAGCGGACAACCATTGGGATAGTAACTGTAGCCAGCAGTAAAGTCATCGCCGAGCAGACCATTCAGCAAGTATTGGCTTTTATTGATTCCTTTCCAGAACTGGAGCGAGCCGAGACAGTTCTGGAATGGTTATAA
- the infB gene encoding translation initiation factor IF-2: MSKMRVYEYAKQNELTSKEVIDKLKSMNVEVTNHMSTIEPGVKNKLDNGFGKGKAKEEAKPAKPANQKKQTKNTKPNPNKKNNQGSKKQQRPNQKQTSQKTKQTPEKITYSGSLTVGELAEKLNKDSSEIIKKLMSLGVMATKNQDLDADSIELICEEFNVEVEEEVIVDETDIENMTFDDAPEDLQERPAVVTIMGHVDHGKTTLLDRIRDTKVTEGEAGGITQHIGAYQVEENDKKITFLDTPGHAAFTSMRSRGAQVTDIAILVVAADDGVMPQTREAINHAKAAEVPIIVAVNKMDKEGANPDRVMQELMEYELISEEYGGETIFVQMSAVNGEGIDELLEMIVLVSEMEELKANPGRPAYGTVIEAELDKGRGPVATLLIQNGTLNVGDAIVVGNTHGRVRAMVNDLGRRVKTAGPSTPVEITGLNNVPQAGDRFLVFEDEKKARSVGESRAQAQLEAERSSTAKVSLDDLFEQIKHGDIKEINLILKADVQGSVEALAGSLQKIEVEGVKVKIIHTGVGAITESDVSLASASNAIIIGFNVRPDGNARKAAESEDVEIRLHNIIYKVIEEIESAMKGMLDPEYEEQIIGQVEVRETFKVSKIGTIAGSYVTDGKVSRNSGIRVIRDGVVIFEGEIDALKRYKDDVKEVSQGYECGITIKNFNDIKVGDVIEPYEMKEIERT; this comes from the coding sequence ATGAGTAAGATGCGAGTTTACGAATATGCGAAACAGAATGAACTGACTAGTAAAGAGGTTATAGATAAATTAAAATCAATGAATGTGGAAGTGACCAACCACATGTCAACAATCGAACCAGGTGTGAAGAACAAGCTGGATAACGGATTTGGGAAAGGGAAAGCTAAAGAAGAAGCGAAACCTGCAAAACCAGCCAACCAGAAAAAACAAACGAAAAATACGAAACCGAATCCTAACAAAAAGAATAATCAGGGTTCGAAGAAGCAGCAACGACCGAACCAGAAGCAGACTTCTCAGAAAACAAAACAGACACCGGAGAAAATTACTTATTCGGGTAGTTTGACAGTTGGAGAGCTTGCTGAAAAGCTTAACAAAGATTCTTCTGAAATCATTAAAAAGCTGATGTCTCTTGGCGTTATGGCTACGAAAAATCAGGATCTTGATGCTGATTCCATCGAATTGATCTGTGAAGAATTCAATGTTGAAGTAGAAGAGGAAGTCATCGTTGATGAAACAGACATTGAAAACATGACGTTTGATGACGCTCCAGAAGATCTCCAAGAGCGCCCGGCTGTCGTTACCATTATGGGACACGTGGACCACGGGAAAACTACGCTTCTTGACCGAATCCGCGACACAAAGGTTACAGAAGGAGAAGCCGGGGGCATTACCCAGCATATCGGTGCTTATCAGGTTGAAGAAAATGATAAAAAAATTACGTTCCTGGACACCCCTGGTCACGCGGCTTTTACAAGCATGCGTTCCCGTGGAGCCCAAGTAACGGATATTGCGATCCTTGTAGTGGCGGCAGATGATGGCGTTATGCCTCAAACCAGAGAAGCAATCAACCACGCTAAGGCTGCAGAAGTGCCTATTATTGTAGCAGTTAATAAAATGGATAAAGAAGGCGCCAACCCTGATCGAGTAATGCAGGAACTGATGGAATACGAACTCATTTCTGAAGAGTACGGCGGGGAAACCATTTTCGTTCAAATGTCAGCTGTAAATGGTGAAGGAATCGATGAACTCCTAGAAATGATCGTTCTCGTTTCCGAAATGGAAGAACTGAAAGCAAATCCTGGCCGTCCTGCTTACGGTACTGTAATTGAAGCTGAACTAGATAAAGGACGCGGACCTGTAGCCACGCTGTTAATTCAAAATGGTACGTTAAACGTAGGAGATGCCATAGTAGTTGGTAACACTCACGGGCGAGTCCGGGCTATGGTGAACGATCTTGGCAGAAGGGTCAAAACGGCCGGTCCGTCTACGCCGGTTGAGATCACAGGTTTAAACAATGTTCCTCAAGCAGGTGACCGTTTCCTAGTATTTGAAGATGAAAAGAAAGCTCGTTCTGTGGGAGAGTCAAGGGCTCAAGCCCAGCTGGAAGCAGAAAGAAGCTCCACAGCTAAAGTGAGCTTAGATGACCTATTTGAACAAATCAAACATGGCGATATTAAGGAAATTAATCTCATCCTAAAAGCTGACGTCCAAGGTTCAGTAGAAGCTTTAGCAGGCTCTCTACAGAAAATTGAAGTCGAAGGTGTTAAAGTGAAGATTATTCACACAGGTGTAGGCGCCATTACAGAATCAGATGTATCTCTTGCTTCTGCATCCAATGCCATTATTATTGGATTTAATGTCCGCCCGGATGGAAATGCGAGAAAAGCTGCTGAATCTGAGGATGTAGAAATCCGCCTTCACAATATCATTTATAAAGTAATTGAAGAAATCGAGTCTGCTATGAAAGGGATGCTGGATCCTGAGTATGAAGAGCAGATCATCGGTCAAGTTGAAGTGAGAGAAACCTTTAAGGTATCAAAGATCGGTACCATTGCCGGTTCCTATGTAACAGACGGAAAGGTGTCACGTAACTCAGGAATCCGTGTCATTCGCGATGGAGTGGTTATTTTTGAAGGCGAAATTGATGCCCTTAAACGCTATAAGGATGATGTTAAAGAAGTTTCTCAAGGTTACGAATGTGGTATTACAATTAAGAACTTCAACGATATCAAAGTCGGGGACGTCATCGAGCCTTATGAAATGAAAGAAATTGAGCGCACATGA
- a CDS encoding YlxQ family RNA-binding protein yields MNKHLNLLGLAVRAGQCTIGEEAIVRDIQKQKAKIVLLAGDIGTQTKKKLTDKCSYYHIPYYMVEERDTLSHAIGKEGRVAIAVLDHGFAKKLQSLLDESIRG; encoded by the coding sequence ATGAATAAGCACTTAAACTTGTTAGGTTTAGCTGTACGGGCTGGACAATGCACGATAGGAGAAGAAGCTATCGTACGTGATATTCAGAAGCAGAAAGCAAAAATCGTCTTGTTGGCCGGTGACATCGGAACACAGACAAAGAAGAAGCTCACTGATAAGTGCAGCTATTACCATATACCTTATTACATGGTGGAAGAGCGGGATACCTTATCCCATGCCATCGGTAAAGAAGGGAGAGTCGCGATCGCAGTGCTGGATCACGGATTTGCAAAAAAGTTGCAATCGCTGCTCGATGAATCTATTCGGGGGTGA
- the rnpM gene encoding RNase P modulator RnpM, producing MARSKNQPLRKCVVTQEMKPKKQLIRIVRNKDGEVFVDETGKKNGRGAYLTLNIDVIDQAEKSQILNRHLNTEVDPTIYEELRECAKAAGHE from the coding sequence ATGGCCCGTTCAAAAAATCAACCATTAAGAAAATGCGTCGTCACACAGGAAATGAAACCAAAAAAACAATTAATACGAATCGTCCGTAATAAGGACGGAGAAGTGTTTGTGGATGAAACAGGAAAAAAGAACGGACGGGGAGCTTATCTAACACTGAATATAGATGTTATTGATCAAGCAGAAAAAAGTCAGATCTTAAACCGTCATTTAAATACAGAGGTTGATCCAACTATCTATGAAGAATTAAGAGAATGTGCGAAGGCTGCTGGCCATGAATAA
- the nusA gene encoding transcription termination factor NusA, protein MSSELFDAMNYLEKEKGIDKNLLLEALEAALISAYKKNFNSATNVRVDINEDEGTMKVFARKTIVEESMDPQQEISLEEAAEIDPNYELDDVIEVEVTPMDFGRIAAQAAKQVVTQRVREAERGIIYGEYVDREEDVMTGIIQRKDPRFVYVNLGKIEARLPEGEQMPTETYEVHDRLKVFVTKVENSNKGPHIYVSRTHPGLLKRLFEMEVPEIYDGTVEVISVAREAGDRSKISVHAEDPEVDPVGSCVGQRGQRVQAIVNELKGEKIDIVQWSEDPIEYVSNALSPSKVVEVLVDEENKATTVIVPDYQLSLAIGKRGQNARLAAKLTGWKIDIKSESEAREQGMLTEDSESEEEPELFEE, encoded by the coding sequence TTGAGTAGTGAACTTTTTGATGCCATGAATTATTTGGAGAAGGAAAAGGGCATCGACAAAAATTTGTTGTTAGAAGCGCTTGAAGCCGCATTGATTTCTGCTTATAAAAAGAATTTCAATTCAGCGACAAATGTAAGAGTGGACATTAATGAAGACGAGGGTACAATGAAGGTTTTTGCTCGTAAAACAATCGTTGAAGAGTCCATGGATCCACAGCAGGAAATTTCTCTCGAAGAAGCTGCCGAAATTGATCCAAATTACGAATTGGATGATGTCATTGAAGTGGAAGTCACTCCAATGGACTTTGGAAGAATCGCTGCCCAGGCAGCAAAGCAGGTAGTGACCCAAAGAGTCCGTGAAGCAGAAAGAGGAATTATCTACGGTGAGTATGTAGATCGTGAGGAAGATGTTATGACAGGCATCATCCAGAGAAAAGATCCGAGATTTGTCTATGTAAACCTCGGTAAAATTGAGGCACGCCTGCCTGAAGGAGAGCAAATGCCGACGGAAACCTATGAAGTTCACGACCGTCTAAAAGTATTCGTTACCAAAGTAGAGAACAGCAACAAAGGTCCGCACATCTATGTTTCCCGTACCCATCCAGGTTTGCTGAAGCGTTTGTTTGAAATGGAAGTGCCTGAGATTTATGATGGCACAGTGGAAGTAATTTCCGTCGCTCGAGAAGCTGGAGACCGCTCAAAAATTTCAGTTCATGCCGAAGATCCTGAAGTCGATCCAGTAGGTTCATGCGTTGGCCAGCGCGGGCAACGGGTACAGGCAATAGTCAATGAACTGAAAGGTGAAAAGATTGATATCGTTCAATGGTCAGAAGATCCGATTGAATATGTTTCTAACGCTCTCAGCCCTTCCAAAGTCGTGGAAGTACTGGTAGATGAAGAAAACAAAGCTACTACAGTTATCGTTCCTGATTATCAACTGTCCCTTGCCATCGGAAAACGCGGGCAAAATGCGAGACTCGCTGCTAAGCTTACTGGCTGGAAGATTGACATTAAAAGTGAAAGTGAAGCGCGGGAACAAGGCATGTTAACTGAAGACAGCGAGAGTGAAGAAGAACCAGAACTGTTTGAGGAATAA